AATAGATCTTCCCTGAACTCGCCGTCTGCGACCATTTGCGGGAGATTGCGCGAAGTTGCAGCGATAACGCGCACATTCACCTTGCGGCTGACGGTCTGCCCAACGGCTCGGATCTCGCTCTCCTGCAACACCCGAAGCAGCTTGACTTGAAGTGGAACAGGCATTTCGCCGATTTCGTCCAACAAAAGGGTGCTCTCGTCGGCCTCTTCAAACAGGCCTCGTTTGGAGCGATCGGCCCCGGTAAAGGCGCCTTTGGCATGGCCAAACATTTCGCTCTCCAGCAACGCCTCGGGAATACCGCCGCAATTGATGGCTACCATGGGTTTATCGCGGCGTGGTCCGGCCCGGTGGATGGCGCGCGCCACCAACTCTTTGCCCGTGCCGCTTTCACCGACGATCAAGACCGTGGTGTTGTACTGTGCCACTTTGGCCGCCAGTTCGAAAACATCCCGCATGGCCGGGCTTTTGGCCAACAGATGGCCGAAACGGTATTGCCCTTCGAAGCGGCGCACTTGCTCCTTGAGCATCACGTTTTCCCGTTTCAGACGGTCCCGTTCCGCTGCTTTTTCGATCACCAGCTTGATTTCGTCGCTTTTAAATGGCTTGGAAATGAAATCATAGGCGCCCAGCTTCATGGCATCGACGGCCAGATCGATGGTCGCGTAGGCCGACATCATGATGATGGTGGTCGTATCGGAAAGTAGTTTGGCATGTTTAAGAAATGCCATGCCATCCATTTTCGGCATCTTGATATCGCACAGCACATAATCGTACGGGTGGATTTTCAGCGCCTCGATGCCGGCCTCTCCGTTCTCCGCGGTTTCAACGACATAACCGTCCCGCTTGAGCATGCTGGCCAGCATGTGACGCATGTTTTCTTCGTCATCGACGATCAGCACACTGGGTTGAGCCCTCTTTGGCGTGTTGTTGTTCTTCATAAACGCATGACATCCGATGCAGTTTTAGCGTGATTGAGAATCTCCGTCCCTGGGTTGGGGAGCCGTACCGGTCGGCTCCAGCGGCAGAAGAATCGTAAATTGAGTGCCGCTGTTCTCCCGGCTCTCCACCGAAATCGTGCCCCCCATCTTTTGAATGATCATATAACTGACGGCCAGGCCCAATCCCGTCCCCTTGCCCGGCTCCTTGGTGGTGTAAAAGGGATCGAACACGCTTTCGATCTGATCCGGGGAGATACCGTTGCCGTTGTCCTCGAATCGAATGCCCAGTACCTGATGCGAACTCGGTGGTGTTTCGTTCCAGGTTCGGATCCCGATACGGCCTTGCGTCAACCCGTGAGCATCGGCGATGGCATCGCCTGCGTTGAGAAGCAAGTTGAGAAAGACTTGGCGCAACTGCTCTGCGTTGGCCATGAGGATGTCATGCCCGGCTTCGAGCTTCAAATCCATTTCTATGCCGCTCATCAAGGGCTGGGTTCCCATGACACCGGCGATCTCCTCGAGCACCGCGTGGACCGATATTTGCTGAGGTTCACTCTTTTTGGGGCGTGCCAAATCCAGCAGTTGACGGATAATCGTGTTGATGCGCTGGATCTCTTTTTCGGCACGCAGGCTGAAATCCTTGAGTTCCTCAGGTGCCAGATCCGGCTGCCTGATCAATTCCATATAGCCGAGCACAATGCCGATGGGATTTCCGATCTCGTGGGCGATGCCGGCGGCCAGTCGACCGACGGAGGCCATCTTTTCGGCACGCACGATCTCGTTCTGGGCCTCCTTGAGTTCCTGATTGGCCTTTGCCAGGGAGACGACGCTCGCTTTTAGCTTTTGCTGATCTTCCGCTATTCGCTTCAGCATTCTGTTCAGAGCCGAGGAGAGCCGATTGAGTTCGTTGTCCTCCCGTCTGAAGGTGAAAAAAAGATCTTCGTCGGAGCTGTATTCGTCCGCCTGACGGACGATGCGGTCGATGGGATGCAGATAGATTCGGAAGATGCGATACAGGCCTACTGCGGAAAAGATGATGCTGTTCAGCAGAATGTAGTAGAGAACCGGCTTGTTGTATTGACGCAATTTGTCATATAGGGGCGCCAATGGAACGACCGCCGCCGCGGCTCCTATAACCGTCCCACCGCCGTCCAGTGCAACGGCCACCAATTCGTTCGAAGCGCTCCACCAGAAAACGGCCCACATCAATCCCAACGCCTCCTTGCAGGGCTTTCCGGTATGCAGCGCCGAATCGACGGCCCGCCGGAGACGCTCCGGCGAATGGTCGGGATGGCCTTTTTCAAATCGCAGGGTGCCGCTGCGATCGACAATGGCAACCGCCGAAAAAGCATCATTCGCCAGCATTTCGGGAGGTTGCCGGGGAACCTCTGAATCCGCTGCGTCGATCGGTTGTTCCAGGTCATGCAACGCCTGTCGGGCGGCACTTTCCAGTATGGCGCTATGTAGATCCAATCGATGACGGACAACGAATCCCTGGAGAACCAACACCGCGAGAATGTCGGCGATCAACGCCGACAAGAACACCAGCAACACCACATGGAATGCGATCTTGGTCCTGAATCCACGTATGGCCACAACCACCTCAACGACAAGAACGGGTCAATGCTTCTCCATGGTCAGGCGGTGTGCCTGGATCGGCGCCAGCGTTGGGACAGATACAACGCCCCCATGATCGCAAGGCCTATCAAGTAGGTCCAGTAGGGACTGTACTGAAATCCGATCCACTGCGCCACATATTTCGGCTGCATCAAAATGAAGGTCGCGCAAAGTAGGATTGGAATCTCATAAGCTTTGTTGCGCGTGATCAGCCAACCCTGGGTCGCGGCTGCAAAGGCGAAGTTTCCCATGCAGGCCATTGCGAATACGAGCAACCCCAATGGCCAGCTGGTAATACCATCTAAGATCAGGTCGGCATTGAAGATGAACATGAAAGGCAGGATGGCGGTGCGGATATCGTACATGAATCCTTGCAGGCCGGTGGGAATGGGCGGTGATTTGGCAATAGCGGCCGCTGCGTAAGCCGCCAGACCCACCGGAGGGGTGTCGTCGGCCAGGATGCCGAAGTAAAAACAGAACAGGTGCGCGGCCATGAGCGGGACGATGAAGTCGTTTTGCGCACCGACGACCACCAGGGCCTTGGCCGTCAGGCTGGCCATCACGATGTAGGTCGCGGTGGTGGGCAGCCCCATGCCGATGAGCAGGCTGGCGATGGCGGTGATGATCAGCATCAGGAAGACATTACCGCCTGAAAGGATCGCGACCACTTCGGTGATACGGCTGCCCAGCCCCATGGCCACCACCCCTACGATGATGCCAGCCGCGGCAGTGGCCAATGCGACCGACACCATGTTTCGTGCGCCGCCGACCAGGGCCTGAACGATATCGATGAATCCTCTGACAAAACCGGGTAGCAGGGGTTCCTTGTTCAAGTAAGCCTGGATGGGACGCTGAGCGAACATGACGATGGCCATGACCCATATGGCATTGAAGGCGGCCGTGTCCGGGGTGTGCCGCACTACGATCAATTCGTACAGCAGCATGAACAGGGGAAACAGAAAATGGGCGCCCGACATGAGGGTCTTCCAGAAAGGCGGCAATTCGCTCCGGGGCATCCCGGTGAGACCCAGCTTGGAAGCCTCGATATGGGTGATGAAAAAGAGGGCCGCATAGGAGGCGAACGCTGGAATGGCGGCCGCCTTGACCACCTCGATGTACGGCACGTTGACGTATTCGGCGATGATGAAGGCGGCCGCTCCCATGATGGGCGGCATCAGTTGTCCGTCCGTGCTCGCGGCCACCTCGATGGCCGCGGCCTTTTTGGGTGGATAGCCCACTTTTTTCATCAAAGGAATTGTAAAAGTGCCGGTGGTCACGATGTTGGCGATACTCGAGCCCGATACGAGTCCCGACAACCCGCTGCCCACCACGGCGGCCTTGGCCGGTCCCCCCTTGAAGCCGCCGAGAATGGAGAGCGCCAGTTGAATGAAATAGCGCCCGGCGCCGGCGCGATCGAGCATGGCGCCGAAAAGAACAAACAGGAAAACGATGCGCGCCGATACGTAGAGGGGAATGCCGTAAATCCCCTCGGTCGACATGCTCATCTGGCCCAGGAAGCGATTGAGGGAAACCCCCTTGAAAGCAATGACGGAAGGCATATAGGGCCCAAGGAAGGCATACAGGATGAACCCTAAGGCAATGATGGGCAGTGCGGGGCCGATCACCCGCCGGGAGGCTTCGAGCAGCACGATGACCAGTACGGCCCCGGCGATCAAATCCAAGGTGTTGGGGGCACCGATGCGCATGGCCAGCCCCTCGTAGTCCAGGGCGATATAAAGGGCTGCCAGGGCCGCCACGATGGCCAGAAGAAAATCGAGCAACGATATACGATGCTGGGCCGAAAGAAAAGAGAGCCTCCCGAGCTCTCTTTTCAACATCGGCACATTCAGAAAGACGATCAGGAAGGCAAACGCCAGGTGGATGGCACGAGCGTAAGTGGAATCGATAATCAACCAGCTGGCGATGGAAAGTTGAAAAAGGCTCCATGCCACGGCGACAATTGGAACAATAAAACGCGTCCAGTCCTGCGGCTGGCGCCCGAATAGTCCCTCTTCTCTTTCCGCCAGCCGCTTGGCCCGGTCCAAACCATCGTCTATGGAATCATTTTCCTCTGGGGTCGCTTCAAGCCGGTCTCTGTCGCTCATTTTTCTCCTGGAGGATACACCAAAGGTTGATACCCATCGCAAGTCGCCTCGACCATTATATCAATCCGGCCTCCTTGTAATACTTCATGGCGCCGGGATGAATCTCCGCGGAAAGACCTTCTAGCATGTCTTCTTTCGTCAATACACTATAGGCCGGATGGAGCCCTTTGAACTCCTCGAGATTTTCAAACACTTCTTTGGTCACGGCATAAACGACATGGTCCGGCACCTTGGCCGAGGTCACCAGTGTGGCCTTGACGCCGAACGTATCGACGTCGCCTTCATTTTCAGCCCCCGGGTACTCCTTCACTGGCACGAAGGATTTGGCGTAGTAAGGATACTTGGCTAACAGCTCATCAATACCGGTGATGGGAACGAATCGCACCTTGCGGACACCGGCGGTGGCCTCTTTAAACGCACCGCTGGGATGTCCCACCGTGTAGAAGAAAGCGTCAATACGGCCATCCTGGAGCAATCCAGGTGCCTCGGCCGCCTTTACGCTCTCGGCCTGCAAATCTTTCTCGTAGTCCAACCCGACGGCCTGCAGGGCATCGATGGAGTTCTGGCGCTGACCCGAGCCCGGGTTGCCGATGTTCACACGTTTGCCCTTCAAATCACGAATATCTTTTATGCCGGCATCGACGGCCGCGGCCAGGGTGACCGACTCGGGATGGATGCTGAAGACCGCCCGCAAATCGTTCTGGGGCCCTTTCTCCTGCCATTCGGCCATGCCTTTGATGGCCTGGTACTGGCGATCGGATTGAACGATGCCGAATTCCAGGTCGCCCGCCATGACGGCATTGACGTTAAACACCGAACCGCCGGTGGCCTCGACCGTGCACCGGATGTTGTATTGGTCTCTTTTATTGTTCACCATCTTGGCGATCGCGCCGCCGGTGGGATAATATACGCCGGTGATTCCACCGGTACCGATGGTGACATAAGCCGTTTTGACCGCCTTGTCGCCGGTGTCTCCGGCATTGCCGGTATCGGACTGTTTGTCACCGCCGCAAGCGGCCAGCATGAAAATGAGAAAAATCGAAGCCATAAGAATAAAAACTTTTTTCATAGAACCCTCCTGTCTGTTCGCATGGTCTCATCGTCCATCGCATCGATGGATCGAATCGGTGACGTTGCCAAAGGCGAAATTTCTAATGTGAATGGCATTAACAGACGATCATTGCATTCATCTGTTTTATAGATAGATATTGAACAAGTTTACCATCAGTGCCGGCTCAACCCGCCCGATGAAATGGTATGCGATCGGCGGGGATCTTCCGGTGCCTCGTTTGACACGGATTTAGGTGCAGTTTATAAGCGATCACGCCGGCGTTTTGATTGGTAAACTTTTAGAAAATAGAGCTAATCGATACTACATGTCAACCTCCACCCCCGATTTTGGTCAAAACGGATCATTCCCTCAGGTATCGGTCATCGTGCCGACCTACAATCGGGCTTCCCTGCTGAAAGAGGCCCTCGATTCCGTCTTGGCTCAGAGCTACCGGAATTTTGAACTGATCGTCGTGGATGATGGTTCGACCGATAATACCAGGCAACTGCTGGCACCCTACGGAGACCGGATCACTGTGTTGTTTCAACCGAACGCGGGGGTGAGTGCCGCACGCAACCTCGGTATCCAGGCCGCATCCGGCGATTTGATCGCCCTGCTCGATTCAGACGACTATTGGTTGCCCGAAAAACTGGCCGCACAGGTCGCTTTTTTTAAAGCGACGCCGCAATCCCTGATTTGTCAAACCGAGGAGATCTGGATTCGAAACGGCGTCCGTGTCAATCCCAAGCGCCGCCATCGAAAATTGTCGGGCATGATTTTCCAGGCGTCACTACCGTTGTGTCTTATCAGCCCTTCGGCGGTCATGATGCGCAAATCCCTTCTGGATGAAGTGGGTCTTTTCGACGAAGATATGCCGGCATGTGAAGATTACGACCTGTGGCTGCGCATCACGTGGAAATATCCTGTTCATTTGATCTCTGTTCCGTTGGTGGTCAAAAGAGGCGGGCACGCCGATCAATTGTCGCGATTGCCGGAACTGGACAAGTATCGCATCCGCTCGATTACACGGATGCTCCTCAAAGGGGTCTTGTCAAAAGAAGAGCGGCAGGCCGCCTGTAGGGTGCTCGAACAGAAATGTCGCATCTATGCGGAAGGGTGCTATAAACGTGGGCGTGACGATGAGGCCGATTTTTATCGCGCGATAGCCCGTCAATTCCTTCCTTGATGGCCTGCACCGGTGCTCCCCGCTCGGTCCGACACATCTGTAGTGCGAGGGCGCCTGTCGATCTCTTTGCCTATCGGACATCGTACCTCGACGATGTGATTGAGTTTGACCGTGTACCCCCAGCATTCGATCAGCGGTGCGTTGCAGTGGGCGCACCAGGTGTTCTCACCTTTTTCGGCAAACACATTGCCAATGTACACATACTTAAGGCCTGCTTTTTTACCGATGTCATCGGACAACTTTACCGATGTCATCGGACAACGATGATGACATAAATGGCACCGGACGACCTGATCTTCCAACTCTTCATACAGACAGGCTTTCATGGCGCGATCCTGGTTCCGGGCCGCCGGAACGACCATGTCGGCGACACCTTCCCATGCATGAATGATCGGAGGTAGCCGGCCCCACAGGGGCAGATCCGGTCATCACGCGAGGCACCTTTTTCGGTCGATAGCGGATCGCCAACGGTCGTGTGCGAAACCTGGGTACAAGGGTGGCCGTCACGCCGGCAAATGCACCGAATGGGCAGCGTTGTAAAATGGCCGATCGTTCAAAATGTTCCATCATGCGAGTGGTGTGATAAGGGAACTGGCATGCCGTGCGCCATACCACCGGCACGTTGCCGGCCACGGAGCGAATCATTTTTTTCAGTTTCCAGGGGCTGAAAAACCGGACCTGGGAAAAGACGCCTGGCCCACGCCAGCGCTGGGTTCCATTGATGGCGAAACGATTTAGAAGCCCAAAAAAAACCTTGTCCTTGGCCACCCGGCAGGCCTCTTCGATGGCCTTCATCGGATCGTCTGCAAATTCAAGGGCGATGAAGAATATGGCGTAGTTGAAGGAATTGTCACCAAAGGGCAAATCCTCGGCATATCCGCGGTACAATTCCACTCGGTTCTGAAGAGCTGCAAAGCAAAGATCGAGCATATAAGGGGACGGATCGACTCCGGTGACGTTCAGCCCCATTTCCACCAAGGGCCTCGTACTCAATCCTGAACCGCAGCCGATGTCCAATACCGACTCGTTCGGCGAGGGTTGTAAAAGGTCGAACATCAGTTGATGTTCCAAACGTGCGGCGCGGCGGTTGTGCTCGAGGGTTGCCCACTGTTCGTATTCACGTGCATCTTGAAAATCGAACACATACCCCATCGGGCGCATCCCCCCTTTCCTGATTAATTGAATATTGAACACCTGCGAGGGCCTTGTCAAACAGAGTTTAAAACCATACGGAAACCGCTTTACACCAGGGTCGGAATATGATCTGAAGTGGCGGAAAATTCATAAAACCCGGTTTGCAGCCGCAATGAAACGGATAAAGAGAGAATCGATATGACGCTGACTCCTTTGGAAGCCATTTCTCCGGTGGATGGACGCTATCGGGGCACGACCCAGGTCTTGTCGGCCTTTTTTTCGGAAAGCGCACTGATCAAATACCGGGTTCGAGTGGAAATCGAGTATTTTATCGCCTTGTGCGAGCTACCCCTACCCCAGCTGAAAAAGATCGACAAACGATCGTTGGCCTCCTTGCGAGATATCTATTTGACCTTTGACCTGAACGATGCCCAAAGGGTCAAAGACATCGAGAGGGTCACCAATCACGATGTGAAGGCGGTGGAGTATTTTATCAAGGAAAAGTTCAGTGCCTTGGGCTTGACCCCTTTCAGTGAATTTATCCATTTCGGACTCACCTCACAAGATATCAACAATACCGCCATGCCGTTGGCACTTAAAGAATGCTGGCAACAACACATATCGCCTGGACTTCAAGCCGTTACAGCTGATTTGACCGAAAGGGCGCTGGCATGGAAAAAAATCCCCATGCTGGCCCGCACCCATGGACAACCCGCCTCTCCGACGCGTCTTGGAAAAGAGATCTTCGTCTTTGTCGATCGATTGACCCAGCAATACGAATTGATGACCCACGTCCCCTTTTCGGCCAAATTCGGTGGCGCGACCGGCAACTTCAATGCCCATCTGGTGGCCTATCCAGAAGTGGACTGGATTGACTTCGGCAATCATTTCGTCAACGACATCCTCGGGTTGTCACGTTGCCGGGTGACGACCCAGATCGAACACTATGACCATCTTGCCGCCTTTTGCGACAGCGTCAAACGCATCAACACGATTCTCATCGATCTGTGCCGCGACATTTGGTCCTATGTGTCCATGGACTACTTCAAACAGAAAATAAAAAAGGATGAGGTTGGGTCGTCGGCCATGCCCCACAAAGTCAACCCCATCGACTTCGAAAATGCAGAGGGCAATCTGGGCGTCGCCAACGCCATGCTTGAACATCTATCCGCCAAGTTGCCCATTTCCAGGCTTCAGCGCGATCTGACCGATTCGACCGTCACCCGGAATTTGGGGGTGCCATTGGCACACACCCTCATCGCCTTCCGATCGATCCAAAAAGGGATGGCCAAATTGGTCCTCAATGAAACCGCCATCGACAAGGATCTGGAGAATAACTGGGCGGTCGTTGCAGAAGGGATTCAGACCATTTTGCGCAGGGAAGGATACCCAAAGCCTTACGAGGCACTCAAGGCCCTCACCCGAACCAACACAACGATCGATGCCCAGGCCATTGCCGATTTTATCGCCACCCTGGATGTGCCCCCTGGAGTCAAAGAGGAGTTGTCGGCCTTGACGCCCCATAGCTATACGGGTCTGATCGACTTTTGAGGCACTGTCCGCCGAAGCCCGCTCCCTTCTCTTGCTATCAAAATGATATACTTAAAATTATTAGGTATATTTTACCTATAGCCCATTTTTTTTATCCTTGTAGGCCTCAAGTTTGTCACGGTCAGGCCGATTTATGAGTAGAAGCGAACGGAACCTCACAAGGAGATTGAGAATGGGATCGATGAAACTGGATTTACGCTATGCATCCGACAACTTCGAGCAATCCGTCGATAAATTCTTTGACACCGCTTTTGGGCCGTCGGCAGCCCTGTACCGCCGGGTGACACTTTGCGGATGGCGTCCGATATCCAATCACCCCAATGTTTTTAGCTGCGGTCGCCGGTCAAATGACATTCAGCACCCCTCCATATCCGGAACCAAGCCGGAGGGGATCGCGGTTTATGAAACAGACGAGGGAATGACCATTGAAGTGGCCTTGACCATCATCAAGGAAGAAAGCCTTCACCTCGCTATTTTGGATAAAAAACTGGTCATTCGAGGGGAAAAAATCGGCAGCCCTCCAAAGAGTGCATCTTTTTCCCTGCAATCAAATAAAAATTCGCAATTTCAGCATCTTATACATTTACCAGAATCGATTAGCTCTGGCAGTTTTCGTGCCCAACTCAAGGGAGATGTCGTTCAAATCGAATTTGTCAAACAATGAACAAAAACTGGGGTATCTTCGATTAGGTAGATCAGCTATCGGGCCATCTTCGCATGCGAATACATACAAGCATAAGAATGTCGCTTTTGTTTCTGGCACTCATAAGCATTTCCATCGGTCACGCGGATGAGTTGGTGTTGAAAAGCGGCGAACGCTTTTCATCCGATCGCATTTGGGAGGAAAATGGCAAGATTCGTTTCAATATGCATGGATTGCTGGTGAGCGTCGCGAAGGAGGAAGTGGTTTCGATCGTCCGGGAAAAAGATGTACTCGATAGGGGAAAAGGAACAGTCACGGCTTTTCGTCCCAAACCGACCAGTATTGAAGAAAACGATGCGTCCTTCCGGATCCCCGATTCTGCAGTTGATGTCGAAAACCGTGAACTAGACCGATATAACGGGCGTCGTCCTCTGATCGAACGCAACCATCGTACCTTTTCCCGCAAAAACCAGCCGGAGCTTGGCACCGGGCTGGAAAACATCTCCTGGCGCATGAAACCGGCCGCAATCCAGGGCCTTGAAAAAATCAAGACCGACCTGATCTTTGGCGGTATCGATCAATACTGGCGTCCGGAGCATCCCCTGTCGATCAGCGGGGCGCCGTTAGACGGATTGGTATACGGCTTTTGGGAAGACCAACTCTATTCGATCGTGATGTGGGCCGATGGATCTATCGGATTTCATCGACTGAGAGATGCCCTTTTTACGAAATACGGCCCAGGCACTCAGAACAGGATCGGTGTGGAACGGTATGTTTGGCTGGAAAAAGAGACACAACGCATGCTTGAATATGACACCGACCTCAACACCGCCATTTTCGTTATGCGTTCAGCAGAATTAGACCACCATCTCAAAAAAAAATATCCTTCCGAGAGCAAGATACCCTAAAATTACTCTACGAACTCAATCCTCAAATGGGCCCCCACGTTCACGGGCCGATCGATCTGTTGATTGGCCAACATGATCGTTTCCGTCTGCTCCCATGCAGGGACATTGATCCGACCGATAGAAAAGGATTCATCAGGTTTGACCAATGCGCGTGTCTGATCCAGCTGAGCGAAAAGAAGATCACGGGATGTATCGCGGTCATATTGCCTGACATCTTCGACGATCCGATCGCTGTCGGTGCCTTCGACCGCGGTGGTCCAGCCTTTGATCAGGCCTTTTATGAATCGCTGCACCCGTTCAGGATGTTCTTCGAGCAACCGTTTGGATGTGACCACTGAATTGGCGACAAAAAAGACGCCATAAGACTCGGGATCCAGAAACGCAATGGAAGCACCTGATGCCGTGAGCCTGTGCCCGATTTCAACGCCCTGCGTATTGATATAGACAGGCCATAGGTCGGCTACCCCTCTGTAAAAAGGCGTGTAATCCAGACGCACGCTATACAGCCGGACCTGCCGATCGGATAGGCCTGACTTGACCAGCAGGGTACGCATGATGATCTCATCATTTTTCCCGAAGGTGACCCCGATGGTCTTGTTTTTGAGATCGGTTAACCCGTCGATGCGAATTTTGTTCTTGAAGTAAACCCATTGCAATGGATTCTTCTGGAACAGCTGGGCGATCACCACTACCGGAGATCCTTTGGATATCGCCTGAATGACCTGATCTCCCGAAGCCACACCAAAATCAGCGTGTCCCAACTCCAGATCGCGAATGGCGTCTCTTTCCGGACCGCCGGATTTTAGGGTGACGGTCAACCCCTGCTCTTCGAAGCAACCCCGATGAACTGCAACGATATCGCCCACCGTGGACATGTTGATCAGCCATTTCAGTCGGTAGGTAATGTTTTCCTTGGCGACGGCCGGATCAGATACAAAAAACGTGATCCCTAACGCTACTGCAATTGGAATCAGACGTGTCAGTCGGTCAATGAGCAATGGAAAAAGAGAGCATACCCCAATCACCATAAACCTCCAGTTATTGCTCCCATGCGTTTTTGACCAGCCGTCCCGCGACTTCCAATGCGCCCTGGTAGATGGACAATGTGATTCCGATCATAAAAAGGGCTACCAGGATTTTCGAAAGATCACTCTGATATAGGGCGATACGGATACTGTAGCCAATGCCGGCGTTTGCCGCGATAAACTCGGCAACGATGGTGCCAGCCATGGCCAAGGTGGCACTCCCCGCAATGACGGTCGTCAATTTTGGCAGATTCTCAAATGCCCGGATTTTGACTTCGAGTTGCCAACGCATCCGCCCGGTTTGTTGATAGAAATGTTCAACCTCGGTTATCGGTTCGGCCAGTATGCCGACCACGGACAAGAGTAAAGGAAAATAGCAAATCATGGCGGCAATCAAAAGCCTCGATAAAAACCCATCGCCTAACAGGATAAAAATAATCGGCGCCAGTGCCACGATGGGATAGGCTTGGATATTGTAGGCCGCTACCTTAATCAGGCTTCCGAGCCAGGTCGTCTTTCGACCCAAAATGCCGACTATAAAGGCCAGCATAATCGAAAAAATTTGCCCGATGATGGCCACACAAAGTGTGCTGAACACGTCGTGGGCGTAGGTCGACGAGATTTCTCCAAATGTTTTGAGCAGGATTCCCAGACTGGGTATCACATAGTCTGAGAGATTGACCACATATTTGATCATCAAAAGAAGGGCCAGACCGATCAGATAAATCATTAAAAATTGATAGATACGTCTAAGCAGCATTCATGATCTCCAACATGGT
This Desulfatitalea tepidiphila DNA region includes the following protein-coding sequences:
- a CDS encoding sigma-54-dependent transcriptional regulator gives rise to the protein MKNNNTPKRAQPSVLIVDDEENMRHMLASMLKRDGYVVETAENGEAGIEALKIHPYDYVLCDIKMPKMDGMAFLKHAKLLSDTTTIIMMSAYATIDLAVDAMKLGAYDFISKPFKSDEIKLVIEKAAERDRLKRENVMLKEQVRRFEGQYRFGHLLAKSPAMRDVFELAAKVAQYNTTVLIVGESGTGKELVARAIHRAGPRRDKPMVAINCGGIPEALLESEMFGHAKGAFTGADRSKRGLFEEADESTLLLDEIGEMPVPLQVKLLRVLQESEIRAVGQTVSRKVNVRVIAATSRNLPQMVADGEFREDLFYRLNVVTIELPPLRDRVEDIPLLCQHFIEKFNERLGRNVKGIEPDAMSLLLSHRWPGNVRELENAMERAMVLSVGNQLSRDNFSFASSAPDAKPPIEQLFEGYSIKEAQKQMENAMIVKALKATEGNRTHAARLLEISHPSLLSKMKAYNIDL
- a CDS encoding sensor histidine kinase → MAIRGFRTKIAFHVVLLVFLSALIADILAVLVLQGFVVRHRLDLHSAILESAARQALHDLEQPIDAADSEVPRQPPEMLANDAFSAVAIVDRSGTLRFEKGHPDHSPERLRRAVDSALHTGKPCKEALGLMWAVFWWSASNELVAVALDGGGTVIGAAAAVVPLAPLYDKLRQYNKPVLYYILLNSIIFSAVGLYRIFRIYLHPIDRIVRQADEYSSDEDLFFTFRREDNELNRLSSALNRMLKRIAEDQQKLKASVVSLAKANQELKEAQNEIVRAEKMASVGRLAAGIAHEIGNPIGIVLGYMELIRQPDLAPEELKDFSLRAEKEIQRINTIIRQLLDLARPKKSEPQQISVHAVLEEIAGVMGTQPLMSGIEMDLKLEAGHDILMANAEQLRQVFLNLLLNAGDAIADAHGLTQGRIGIRTWNETPPSSHQVLGIRFEDNGNGISPDQIESVFDPFYTTKEPGKGTGLGLAVSYMIIQKMGGTISVESRENSGTQFTILLPLEPTGTAPQPRDGDSQSR
- a CDS encoding TRAP transporter permease; the encoded protein is MSDRDRLEATPEENDSIDDGLDRAKRLAEREEGLFGRQPQDWTRFIVPIVAVAWSLFQLSIASWLIIDSTYARAIHLAFAFLIVFLNVPMLKRELGRLSFLSAQHRISLLDFLLAIVAALAALYIALDYEGLAMRIGAPNTLDLIAGAVLVIVLLEASRRVIGPALPIIALGFILYAFLGPYMPSVIAFKGVSLNRFLGQMSMSTEGIYGIPLYVSARIVFLFVLFGAMLDRAGAGRYFIQLALSILGGFKGGPAKAAVVGSGLSGLVSGSSIANIVTTGTFTIPLMKKVGYPPKKAAAIEVAASTDGQLMPPIMGAAAFIIAEYVNVPYIEVVKAAAIPAFASYAALFFITHIEASKLGLTGMPRSELPPFWKTLMSGAHFLFPLFMLLYELIVVRHTPDTAAFNAIWVMAIVMFAQRPIQAYLNKEPLLPGFVRGFIDIVQALVGGARNMVSVALATAAAGIIVGVVAMGLGSRITEVVAILSGGNVFLMLIITAIASLLIGMGLPTTATYIVMASLTAKALVVVGAQNDFIVPLMAAHLFCFYFGILADDTPPVGLAAYAAAAIAKSPPIPTGLQGFMYDIRTAILPFMFIFNADLILDGITSWPLGLLVFAMACMGNFAFAAATQGWLITRNKAYEIPILLCATFILMQPKYVAQWIGFQYSPYWTYLIGLAIMGALYLSQRWRRSRHTA
- a CDS encoding TAXI family TRAP transporter solute-binding subunit — encoded protein: MKKVFILMASIFLIFMLAACGGDKQSDTGNAGDTGDKAVKTAYVTIGTGGITGVYYPTGGAIAKMVNNKRDQYNIRCTVEATGGSVFNVNAVMAGDLEFGIVQSDRQYQAIKGMAEWQEKGPQNDLRAVFSIHPESVTLAAAVDAGIKDIRDLKGKRVNIGNPGSGQRQNSIDALQAVGLDYEKDLQAESVKAAEAPGLLQDGRIDAFFYTVGHPSGAFKEATAGVRKVRFVPITGIDELLAKYPYYAKSFVPVKEYPGAENEGDVDTFGVKATLVTSAKVPDHVVYAVTKEVFENLEEFKGLHPAYSVLTKEDMLEGLSAEIHPGAMKYYKEAGLI
- a CDS encoding glycosyltransferase family 2 protein: MSTSTPDFGQNGSFPQVSVIVPTYNRASLLKEALDSVLAQSYRNFELIVVDDGSTDNTRQLLAPYGDRITVLFQPNAGVSAARNLGIQAASGDLIALLDSDDYWLPEKLAAQVAFFKATPQSLICQTEEIWIRNGVRVNPKRRHRKLSGMIFQASLPLCLISPSAVMMRKSLLDEVGLFDEDMPACEDYDLWLRITWKYPVHLISVPLVVKRGGHADQLSRLPELDKYRIRSITRMLLKGVLSKEERQAACRVLEQKCRIYAEGCYKRGRDDEADFYRAIARQFLP
- a CDS encoding class I SAM-dependent methyltransferase, producing MFNIQLIRKGGMRPMGYVFDFQDAREYEQWATLEHNRRAARLEHQLMFDLLQPSPNESVLDIGCGSGLSTRPLVEMGLNVTGVDPSPYMLDLCFAALQNRVELYRGYAEDLPFGDNSFNYAIFFIALEFADDPMKAIEEACRVAKDKVFFGLLNRFAINGTQRWRGPGVFSQVRFFSPWKLKKMIRSVAGNVPVVWRTACQFPYHTTRMMEHFERSAILQRCPFGAFAGVTATLVPRFRTRPLAIRYRPKKVPRVMTGSAPVGPATSDHSCMGRCRRHGRSGGPEPGSRHESLSV